One Dermacentor silvarum isolate Dsil-2018 chromosome 10, BIME_Dsil_1.4, whole genome shotgun sequence genomic window carries:
- the LOC119431012 gene encoding LOW QUALITY PROTEIN: transforming growth factor-beta-induced protein ig-h3-like (The sequence of the model RefSeq protein was modified relative to this genomic sequence to represent the inferred CDS: deleted 1 base in 1 codon), with the protein MSDRRRIFRTAIMARCRNRVAWLFAGCLLLLCDTSRAFEREGDSSERESEKEPSSERGGRFFNAFWTPYLQPRIGQGAPAASESSSSSGSAEETPTAVIVETRPWRDDGFFGFGFPARQPWWKGPNVCNFRQEVDDSKESNGTVPFAFNFQSKQCQDTEDAFICTTKIRTMNESKTITDKYVCCHGFARGRNGRAGCVQVNLKDLVTTMKDLGASKFVDLVEESKMADELNKGNVTVFVPTNIAVKDFEHTNEVSSPRDGQAAIRAHTVEGVLRTGDLTDEMVLQTVDGRSSIRINEFYNPAKLMTANCVPIVSANNPATNGVVHVVDETLPAPNQTLYQLVAEDPRFSTLRSLLPMANLEEALKDTQGHYTLLAPSDEAFAKVHKDTLAKWKSGDACIGKLLRGHLLNHVICTTAVPGSARVRNVNGDPVTLTRDGDRLLADGSPLSARDLMATNGVLHVLDHILMSQDSKPLVQTLRDAKMNDLVHLIEAANLTESLEALDNFTFFAPSEEALKEISLSEWEELKKSERLAEILRYHTVPGQMLSPRGFFNNMLVGTALGEERPIRVNIFPRLFSFERPTVTAQCARLLSASSPVCGGAVYVVDKVLTPPAGNVLEVIESDRELSTFARLVRESGLSEQLRSNAGPFTVLAPTDSAFARLPRGTLDSLQPEQVQALVKQHVLPEIACTSGVGHSGFLSRLEYRNLDGTAVPTQRSLRGNVYFGGARVSRGDRAARNGLVHHVERVLSLRTADEDVGFNFGFDLHPFFRSL; encoded by the exons GATTGGGCAGGGCGCACCGGCGGCTTcggagagcagcagcagcagcgggagcGCCGAAGAGACTCCCACCGCAGTGATCGTGGAGACTCGGCCTTGGAGGGATGACGGCTTCTTCGGCTTCGGCTTTCCCGCACGACAGCCCTGGTGGAAAGG GCCGAACGTATGCAACTTCCGACAGGAAGTGGACGACTCCAAGGAGAGTAATGGCACGGTTCCGTTCGCCTTCAACTTCCAGTCCAAGCAGTGCCAGGACACCGAGGACGCCTTTATCTGCACCACCAA GATTCGAACGATGAACGAGAGCAAGACAATCACGGACAAATACGTTTGTTGCCACGGGTTCGCTCGAGGACGGAACGGACGGGCTGGCTGCGTCCAAG tgAATCTCAAGGACCTGGTGACGACAATGAAGGACCTCGGCGCCTCGAAGTTTGTTGACCTTGTCGAGGAGTCCAAGATGGCCGATGAGCTGAACAAGGGCAACGTCACCGTCTTCGTACCCACCAACATCGCTGTCAAGGACTTCGAACACACT AACGAGGTGTCCAGTCCTCGCGATGGGCAGGCTGCCATTCGGGCTCACACCGTGGAAGGTGTGCTGCGCACGGGAGACCTCACCGACGAAATGGTTCTGCAGACCGTCGACGGCCGATCGAGCATTCGCATCAACGAGTTCTACAACCCGGCCAAG CTGATGACAGCCAACTGCGTGCCCATCGTGTCCGCGAACAACCCGGCGACCAACGGCGTGGTGCACGTGGTGGACGAGACGCTGCCCGCGCCCAACCAGACCCTCTACCAGTTGGTGGCCGAAGACCCTCGCTTCAGCACGCTGCGCTCGCTGCTGCCCATGGCCAATCTCGAGGAGGCTCTAAAGGACACGCAGGGCCACTACACCCTGTTGGCACCCAGCGACGAAGCCTTCGCCAAGGTGCACAAGGACACTCTTGCCAAGTGGAAGAGTGGCGACGCCTGCATCGGAA AGCTGCTTCGAGGCCACTTGCTGAACCACGTGATCTGCACCACTGCCGTGCCCGGATCGGCGCGGGTGCGCAACGTCAACGGCGACCCGGTGACGCTGACCCGCGACGGCGACCGCCTCTTGGCCGACGGTAGCCCGTTGTCCGCGCGCGACCTGATGGCCACCAATGGGGTGCTGCACGTGCTTGACCACATCCTCATGTCTCAGGACAGCAAGCCGCTCGTGCAGACGCTGCGAGACGCCAAGATGAACGACCTCGTCCACCTCATCGAGGCGGCCAACCTGACGGAGTCGCTCGAGGCGCTCGATAACTTCACCTTCTTCGCGCCATCTGAGGAGGCCCTCAAGGAA ATCTCGCTGTCCGAGTGGGAGGAGCTGAAGAAGAGCGAGCGGCTGGCCGAGATCCTGCGCTACCACACGGTGCCGGGCCAGATGCTCTCTCCGCGGGGCTTCTTCAACAACATGCTCGTGGGTACAGCGCTGGGCGAAGAGCGCCCCATCCGCGTCAACATCTTCCCGCGCCTCTTCTCCTTCGAGCGGCCCACCGTGACGGCGCAGTGCGCGCGCCTGCTCAGCGCCTCGAGCCCCGTCTGCGGGGGAGCCGTCTACGTCGTCGACAAG GTGTTGACTCCGCCCGCCGGCAATGTGCTGGAGGTGATCGAGTCTGACCGTGAACTGAGCACATTCGCACGCCTGGTCCGCGAGTCCGGCCTGTCCGAACAGCTCCGGTCCAACGCTGGTCCCTTCACGGTGCTGGCGCCGACGGACAGTGCATTCGCCCGGCTGCCCCGGGGAACCCTGGATTCTCTGCAGCCCGAACAGGTCCAGGCCTTAGTCAAGCAGCACGTCCTGCCCG AGATCGCGTGCACCAGCGGCGTCGGCCACAGCGGGTTCCTGAGCCGGCTCGAGTACCGCAACCTGGACGGCACCGCAGTGCCGACCCAGCGCAGCCTGCGCGGCAACGTCTACTTCGGCGGCGCTCGCGTCTCGCGTGGCGACCGTGCCGCGCGCAAC GGCCTCGTGCACCACGTCGAGCGCGTGCTGAGCTTGCGCACCGCCGACGAAGACGTCGGCTTCAACTTCGGCTTCGACTTGCACCCTTTCTTCCGCTCGCTCTAG